The following DNA comes from Lathamus discolor isolate bLatDis1 chromosome 5, bLatDis1.hap1, whole genome shotgun sequence.
CGGAAGTGAAATCCGTGCGATAAATACTGGGGACACAACAGGTTTCACTGGAGCCAAGCGAGGTCGGCGTTGCCGGGCCCTCCAGGAATTCCCTATTTGCACCTTTACTGGCCAGGAAGAGCGCCCGAGCTcttttgggggttgtttggtGCAGGCAGTGGCTGGTTCTGGCCAGGGGGACCTGTCCCTGCACCGATTTGTCCCTCCTTGCCACGCTCAGACCTGCAGGACGGCGTCAGCCAGGGAGGACGCTGGTTTGGGGTCGAGCTTAGGGGGTGAAAGGGAAGATTGGAGGCTCCACAGGCCGAGGTCTGAGCTCGCAATCGCTCCTCCTGCAGTCCGAGTGGAAAACAGCATTCCCTTGACAATCCCCGTCCTGGAGAGACGTGGAGGAAGGAGCAAAAGAGGccaaagaaaggagaggagtcTGGTAGAGAGCATGGTGTCTGCTGCTCCTGTTTCCATCGGGATAGCTTTGGAGCTACCAAACAGCACAGCTGGTTTGGTGATTTattattagcattattattactattgctATTCTATTGCTACTATTACTATCACCATTACCATTACTATTACTATTAATtactgggcttggagcaacctgctgtagtggaaggtgtccctgcctgtggctggggattcgaactggatgagctttaaggtcccttccaacccaaaccgggcTGTGATTCTTTATGATTACTATTTCTATGgctattattgctattattactactattattactactattagGGGTTATTAGtactcttttccccttctttcctttgccTCACAGCCTTTCATGAGCCACCATGAACCGCCCAGGGCTGGAAGAGGACAAGCCAAAACCCAAGAGTTTAATAAAGGAATGTCCTTGCAGTGAGTGAAATAAGGAAACGGGACTCTGTGGCTCCCGAGGGGGAACTGCAGGGCCTGTGTTGGTAAAACACCACTCTCAGAGCTGGCAAAATAACCAGGTCAAATGTCCTTTCCTGTAAGCTTTGGATGTTTGTGTTTCATCTGGAGTCTGCTTGTGGCTATGTTCTaactgcagagctgaagatgAACACATGGGGAAGGGTCCGGCTTGTTGAGCAAGAAGAGGAGCCAGGGCATGGCTCCCATGATCAACCCATAGCCCTGATCCTGGCTGCCTCGGAGGGGATTAGAGTGACTGACGTGGAATTGAGACATTGGAGCTTGCACAGAGGGGATGAGCCGCAGCGGCTGGAAGGGGGCAGCAGCCACTGTGCTGGCACTGGTGGATGTCCCAGTGGGGTGGCTTGTGGGGCTGCCATTGGTGCTGCTCCATCACAGCTTCATTGACACATATCATAGAACCCcggcctggtttgtgttggaagggaccttaaagctcatccagttccaaccccctgccccgggcaggggcATCTACTAGAGTAGGttcctccaagccccatcccagcCTCAGAGCTTTGGATTGGTGCTCACTGCAGTAAAGCCGATGCTGTACCTCTAAGCTAAAATGCTGAGCTGTAAATTGGGACTGCTCTGTTGAGAGCGAGATGGGCCGGTGCGGCCCTGGGGCATGAATAAAACAAGGGCAGGCTGTGAAGAGACAGGGATGAGCAGAACAgacagggctggggctggttcTTCAAGATGAGGAGCAAATCAGAACTAACCTAAACCACACACACAATTGTTAAGTAATTCCCAAGAGCCTTTTCCCGGGTGCAAGCACAGAGATCAGGCACTGGAAGACTCTGGAGGAGCCCTGGAGACCACCGCTCGGCAGGAAAAGTGCAACTATTACAGTGAGTTCCAGGAAATCTCATTAAAGCATCTCCCGGGAAGGCTGTGCATGTGCATAAGTGTGTTGGATGCACGGATGCCTGCAGACTCCAAGCACGCTCCCCTTTGTGAAACGACTGGCGTGTGCGCCCAGCGCCGCGATAGGGAACGCTGCTTTCTAAAGCTCCACATCCAGCCTGAGGGTTGCTTCGACCGGCTTAGGCGGAAACACACCGAGAGCAGCTCCCTGCCGAGCAGAGCGGGGTGAGGAGGGACCCCGCGGGTGCCCTGCAGCAGGTGCCCCCCCTCCAGCGCTTGTTCCGCCCTTGCTCGAGCCCATGAGCGCCTTttcccggccccgctccgccgctCAGACCGCATGGACGGGGCGGGGGGACCCCGGCAGCTCCCTCCCTTCGGGCGGGACCTCGGCGGGAGGAGCCGGCACAAGGAGCAGGGTGGGGGGGACCCACAAGcactccccccccctccagGAGGGGGCCGGGATTTACGGGGCCGCCCCCACCGCAATCTCTCCGCTCCacgacggcggcggcggcggcggcccgtTCCCGGAGGCGCTTCCTTCctgcggcgggcggcggggagggCCGGGGCTGCTATAAatcggggcgggcgggcggcggcatGCCAGAGATTTGCCGTGCCGGCCGGCCCCTCCGCCGCCCGCCATGCGGCGGCTcccgctgccgctgccgctgctgctggccgggctggggctggggctggggctcggGGGGGAAGCGGAGCCCGGAGGCCCCTCGGGAGCGCAGTGCCTGGAGCACGATTGCTTCGGGGTGTTCTGGTCGGCGCTGCCGTTCGCGGAGGCCGGCGCGGAGTGCCAGCGGGGCGGCGGGCACCTCATGACCGTCCGGTCCACCGTGGCGGAGGACGCGATcgctttgctgctgcagaaccGGAGCGGGAACCTGTGGCTGGGGCTGCGCCTCGGGCTGCCCTGCACCGAACCGACCCAGCGCCTCCGCGGCTTCCAGTGGGTGACCGGCGACCGCAGCACCGATTACTCCAACTGGGCGCCGTCGGGGCGGCAGTGCGGGGAGTTCTGCGTGACCGTGTCGAGGGAGCTGCGCTGGGAGGAGCGGCCCTGCGAGGCTCCCGCCGACGGCTTCCTCTGCGAGTACAACTACTGGGGGAGCTGCCCGCGGCTGCCGCCCGCCGACGGGCTCCCCGTCGTGTACAGCACCCCGTTCGGGGCCAGCGGCGGCGACTTCCTGGCTCTGCCGCCCGGCAGCGCGGCCGACATCGCGGCcttggggctggagctgcactgCGAGGAGGACGGGGAGAGCGGGAGGCTGCGCTGGGGCCGGCCGGAGCTGGGGCCCTGGTCTTGCCGCTTGGACAACGGGGGCTGCGACGGGGCGTGCGAGGAGGACAGCGGGCAGGCGCGGTGCTCCTGCCCCGAGGGCAAAGTGCTGAGCGGCAACGAGCGCGGGTGCCGCTCGCCCTGCGCCGGAGCCCCGTGCCAGCACCACTGCGTGGTGGCCGGCTCCACCTTCGTCTGCATGTGCGAGGCCGGGTACCTCTTGGCCGCCGACGGCAGCAGCTGCGAGGACGACGACGACTGCGCCGTGGTGCCCAGCGTGTGCGAGCAGGTCTGTGTCAACACCGAGGGCGGCTTCGAGTGCCACTGCCACCGCGGGTACACGATGGTGGACGGGCACTGCCAGGCGCTGCCCATGTCCCGCTGCTACAAAGCCCCCTGCGAGCAGCAGTGCGAGGAGGTGCCCGACGGGTACCGCTGCGGCTGCTTCCCCGGCTACGCCGTTGACCCCCGGGTGCCCACCCACTGCGTGCTGCACTGCAATCGCAGCCAGTGCCCGGCCAAGTGCGACCCTTACACCCTGTCCTGCGAGTGCCCCGAAGGCTTCGTGCTGGACAACAGCCAGGTCTGCATGGACATCGACGAGTGCGACATGAACTTCTGCCAGCACAACTGCACCAACTACCCCGGCGGCTTCGAGTGCCACTGCTCCGCCGGCTACCGGCTCGTGGACCAGACTGACTGCATTGAGATCCtgggggaggatggggaaggagcCTACTCAGGGGATTTCGGGCCCGGACCCCAGCTGCCTGTGCCCAGCCGGACCCCACCGAAGGCAGAACGCCTTCACCCCGGTGCCCTGGTGGGTATCACTGTGGGTGTCCTCTCCGCagcgctggctctgctggcccTGGCCTACCATCTGgccaggaggtgctgcagggccCCCGCCACCATGGATTACAAGTGCAATTGTCCCCATGAAAAGGAGATGGGACTTCAGCCGGTCACCTCGGGGTGCGCAGCAGCCAGCCAGAAGCTGTAGGACAGGCAGAGGGAGGGGGACGGAGCTGAGTCACATTCActctccccatcccctgcagTCTTTGAGTGATAAAAAGGGTTTGGGAAAAGCTgtgattcccccccccccccgaaacaCTCCCCGCTTTCCAGCCGGCTCTTGCAGTATTCACCCCGGAGAGCAGGGAAGGTGGAAGGGCCGGAGCGCTGCTCGGTTCCTCTCCCTTTGCGGGCACTGTGGGGGTtcagctttcctttcccttttccaggcACCCGGGGGGTTCAAGGGGAGCCCTTGTTTCTTACAGGAGGGACGTCTCCCTCTGGAAGTGACTTGTAAATCTGTATCTATCGCGGGATGAGAGCTGAGTTGCTGCTACCCGGGGAAGGGCACTTGGCCCCAGATCCCGTTCCCTTCTCTGGGAAACTGGGATGGAATGGATGGCATTCCCGGAGCGGCAAAGAGATGGGATGCCCCTGCCTTTGTGTTCCCGTTAGTGGGTTTAAACTGACGGGTGATGGCAGAGGGAGCGAAGACCTTGTGCTCAGCACTTTGCAACGCTCCCAGCTTTtgcctcctgcccccccccTTTTGCCTCTTGCCTCTGGCAGCTGAGCACTTTCCACCTTAAATCACTACCAACAGCAGGGGCCCTGCTGCTGTCACAGTCAGGGCTAAACCACTTGATTTCTCATCCCTTTTACCATTTTGGGGCTGTTTCGGTGTGTGCAGAGGTTAAACGTGGACACTGAGACTGCCAGGGTCATGTTTTCCATGGCAGGAGCGGTCGTTCCCAGCCTCGTGTTCCCCAGCCCGTTTCTCCCATGATTTTCTGCCCTTCTTGCCTTAAAACGCTGTGGGTTTATTCACAAACCCACTGCACCGACCCCTCCTGCCCACAGGGTTTTGTCCTTTGGGCTTGCCCAGGGCTGAGCCTAATCCATGTTGAAGCCTATGGCAGAACTTTCCGGGGGGGCACGATCCCCCCTGCTGCGTGCTTCCCATCATCTGGAGAAGCATTTTGGGTGTTTTTCCAGCCCCATCATTCCATGGGGAATCCCGGAGCAAAGCCTGAGTGGTGTTGGGAGCCGGAGCGGCTGTGGGGTGAGTGGTGGGAGCGGGTGCTGACAGCTTTATGCCCATGAGATATcgccctgcagcaggggctggctTTCCTACAGGAAGCTTTGGAAGGCCGGGGTCAGAGCTTGGgagggctgggtgctgcagagggGCTGAAGGGCTTGGGGCCAGGGGGGGGTCCTGTCTTTCCTTATGTTCTAAACAACAAGCagcattcccccccccctcgCTGTTCCTATATGATAGAGCTCCTCTGCAGCCTccaagggaaataaaagacaCCCATTGTATAAATCAAAGCTTTCCTAATGTAAATGGTCCAAGCCCCTGTTTTATACACCCGGCACGTTTGTaaatacttatttatttattggaaATATACCCTCTGCAATGCACAATCCCGTGTGTAGACAAATAAAGCTGGtttacagaaagctgctgctgagatattctttctccccttccctaAAATGACTCTTTAATTCCCCCCCCGCTCCATCACTAAGCACTGGTCTGTCTTAACCTGTCACAAGCCTGGTTGgagttggggaaaaaaggagctGTGGGCTCTTAGCTGTAAACAAGCCCTGCCAGTTATTCCATCGGCGTGATTCAAGCAGCAGGAATGAGCCATAAATAATGGAGAACGGGAATAACATTAACAGGAGAAagttaaaaccaaacaagctgGAAATGGGGAATGCAATGGTGCCCCAGGGCTGATGTTTCTCGGGGGGTGTGCTTCAGGTGCCACTGGAGGTGATGCTGAGAGGGTGGGATTTGCTTTTCCTGGGTTTTTCATGGGGAAAATCCACCCATTTGTGCTAAAATCCTTTTGTCTGggaatttgggggggggggcagattGTTGGTGGGACCTAAGTTCTTCCCTTTCCCCGTTAGCTGAAGGGAGGTTTGATGCCCCGCTGGTTCCTGCCAAGGTTGGTTTGCTCAGAACCCCCTTTTTCTATATAGAAGGAACCCAATGGGGTCACATCCATCCTGTGCTCCCGACAGTGATGGAGAAGGCCAGCCTGGTCCTACCCCCTCACTTGTCTATAGCCAAGGGGCTGGTGGGCTTCCCTCCATCCTCCAGAGCGCGTTttgggcaggagcagagagTTGGTGGTGCGTTGTTCTGTATTACCATGGAGTGGCGCCTGCCCCGTGGCTGGTCCCTGCCCACAACGGCATCTTGCGATCCCCATGGAGCCTCCTCCGTGCCGAAGGTAACCACGACACTCACGCAGCTGATGCGATGAACTGCACCCCAGGCCAGTCTTATGGCTTTTATTTGGTTGAACCGCACAGCACGAGGGTCCGCGGCAGTTTAtccccctctccatccccactTCCCATGCCCCGTGGACACCCACAAGGCCTGAGGCCACCCTAGAAGGTGGTGGTCCTGGCGAGGAGCGGCGCGGGCTTGCAGCAGGGCTCGGGGAGCCCGGGGTCCTGCTGGCAGGACAGGGCTGGGCACACGCAGCCCTTGCCCTTGTCGTCCCCCCGGGGGGCAGCGCAGTAGTCGAggggctcttcctcctcctcctcctcctcggtTGCCCCCTCGCCAGcgtggcagcagcagaggctggcgTCGAGGCAGCGCCGCAACACGCCGTGGAAGGAGTGCCGGAAGTTCTCGGATAGGAAGCCGTAGAGGATGGGGTTGGCGCAGCTATTGGAGTAGCTGAGGATGAGGGAGGCGTTGTTGACGGTGGCATCCAAGCGGCCGGGCAGCAGGAGGTTGACGAGCTGCACCACGTAGAAGGGCATCCAGCACACCACGAACATGGCCACCACCATCAGCACCAGGCGCGTCAGCTTGCCCTCGGAGCGCCGGCGCTGCTGCCAGCCCACCCGCTGCGCCACGGCGCGCAT
Coding sequences within:
- the THBD gene encoding thrombomodulin is translated as MRRLPLPLPLLLAGLGLGLGLGGEAEPGGPSGAQCLEHDCFGVFWSALPFAEAGAECQRGGGHLMTVRSTVAEDAIALLLQNRSGNLWLGLRLGLPCTEPTQRLRGFQWVTGDRSTDYSNWAPSGRQCGEFCVTVSRELRWEERPCEAPADGFLCEYNYWGSCPRLPPADGLPVVYSTPFGASGGDFLALPPGSAADIAALGLELHCEEDGESGRLRWGRPELGPWSCRLDNGGCDGACEEDSGQARCSCPEGKVLSGNERGCRSPCAGAPCQHHCVVAGSTFVCMCEAGYLLAADGSSCEDDDDCAVVPSVCEQVCVNTEGGFECHCHRGYTMVDGHCQALPMSRCYKAPCEQQCEEVPDGYRCGCFPGYAVDPRVPTHCVLHCNRSQCPAKCDPYTLSCECPEGFVLDNSQVCMDIDECDMNFCQHNCTNYPGGFECHCSAGYRLVDQTDCIEILGEDGEGAYSGDFGPGPQLPVPSRTPPKAERLHPGALVGITVGVLSAALALLALAYHLARRCCRAPATMDYKCNCPHEKEMGLQPVTSGCAAASQKL